The Rhododendron vialii isolate Sample 1 chromosome 3a, ASM3025357v1 nucleotide sequence CCCTGTTAGGGGCGGGGATGGAGAGCGGAGGTGTTCTCCGTTCAGGGAACGGGGCGGGGACGGAGGCAAATAACGAGTTCGGGGATGGTCAAATCCGTCCCCGATCCACCCCGTTGCCATCCCTATTCCACAACCTTTTTGGGTGTCCCTAAGGTCAACACTCCTTGTATCATTAGCTATGTCAATTGCACGTTGCAATGTGCCTTTAAGAGAGTGACTAAGATTCTTGCAAACAATTTACAAGTTAATCTTTGTTCTATAAGGGAAGGCATATCATGGGTAACGTGTTACCCATGCATGAGCTTGCAAAAGGATCCTGCCGCAATAAGGGGATGCCTAGATATGCTATCAAATTGGACATCATGAAAGCTTATGACTTagtaaagaagaaaagaaaagaaaaaatgtagGCGTCAGGCAGTTTGGTTTGTTTCTAAATGTTGTCCACAGGTACCCTAAAGCTTCAAAACACCATGAGAACGAATAGGGGAAACTTAATTACTAAGCGACGTAAGAATTGAGCAATTACAAAAAGTCATGTCCCGTATTTTTTTCCCTACACAAATAAACTAAATAAACTCTCAAAGTAAAAACTATCCCATTTTAGCGTGCCAAAGACAGCTTTTGGCCCCTCGTGATTATAGTCAAATCTTCGACTTCATGCTTGAATTGGAGGAAGAGGTTATGTCACCGACTCACCGCTCATCAATTTGATGCTAttcaccaaaaaacaaaaaacaaaagtttcaTCATGATTCATTGTTGATACATTAGTAAACCAACATTTTTGTTGGCCCCCAATTGATAGAGGTGATTATTGCCAGTTTTGCATGTTTGTGCCCTCTCATCTTGTGTCAGTCTTTTTTACTCATTTAGAGAAAGAGAgttagaaaataaacaaaaaatcgCAGTAACGTTAAGCACTTCTTTTCACCACCCAATGCATTAatcattttacccaaaatatagGTAAACCCCAAGGGATCggcctagtggtcaaggctTGGGATTCCTCGGTCTCAAGTTCAGGTGCTTTCAACTCCTTTGGAGCCCGTACATAAATTGGGACCCCCGCAAGTAGAAGGTGGGATTGGTCGAGAAAGAGAgttagaaaataaacaaaaaatcgAAGTAACGCTATGCACTTCTTTTCACCACCCAATGCATTAatcattttacccaaaatatagGTAAACCCCAAGGGATCggcctagtggtcaaggctTGGGATTCCTCGGTCTCAAGTTCAGGTGCTTTCAACTCCTTTGGAGCCCGTACATAAATTGGGATAGAAGATGGGATTGGTccccaggattagtcgaggtacgCGTAAGAGGACCTGGACACctgagttgtaaaaaaaaaaaaaaaaaaaattctaactaaACCTAAATCATTCTTCATTTTACTACGACAAACATAACTACCTCTCTCCGCTCACCgtaatagaggatggatgtgacacattgaggggagattttataatttatgctcttttttcttcactttttgtactttttggaagaatttttgagggacccaccgttctttttagagtttgatcctccaaaagtaaatttgatcctctaaaaatggaggaccaaaagtaaatttggagtacaaaattcctccaaactctaaaaaggacgataggtccctcaaaaattctcccaaaaagtacaaaaagtgaaaaaaaaatgaaataaattacaaaatctcccctcaatgtgttacatccatcctctattttggaggaaatgcagatggattggagatgctctaagcggGCTTGTTCatttggggtctcaaaacccCTGCGCACTGtacccaataaattttctctatctatctctctctgctcattaatcttaaaaacctacctcaaaacccaaatcaaacagGGTACATTCCCAATCATCATTTTTCCGCGACGGTTGGATAATTTGGTCGCTCTTGAATCTAGATTGAGATGGACACGATGAACTTAAGCTGATACCATACAAATTTACCAAAGGTAGTGAGAGAAGAGAACACAAATTCAATCGAAAAGGCATACATACGCAGAGACACAGAGAGGGGGAGGGGTGGGTTACCTTTGACAAAAAGCTTGGAAGCGATACCTCTGCGGAAAATGAAGAGAGAGGGCGGAGGAACAAGAGTGCTTTGCTGTGAGAGTTGGCCAAAAATATGCCTGGGGATTTTTCTCAGGGccgccatgagagagagagagagtactttgTGAAATGAGTGCCGAGACAGAGGGCTTGAGACGTGAGACTaataggctttgtttggaaaacgtggaaaggatgaggaagggaaagaaaagaaaggaaaattaaaattttcaattgtttggtccgaagagaatgaaaagaaggggaagggaaagaaaaaaatttcttttcccttgtttggtttgaagagaaagagcgaagaaaataagaattttaagtGTAGTGAATAGTAAACTTTCACtcccatttttctctcattttccttttcttttattttccttttctttccctaGATTCCAAACAAAGTGTATGATTTTCTCTGGTGGGAGAGGAAAGGGAGAGAAATGGCAAAGTAGAGTTCTGGGAATAGTAAAATTCCCCcctcattttctctttttttttttcttaattattttctctctttttgtctttccttccacaagttccaaacagagctttAGGGACGATTtgtcatccttttttttttttttgataattacgCTCTGATATTTGTGTTTTAGTGTTATTGTCATGTGTATTTTAAACACCAAAAGACAAATATTAGAgtgtagttataaaaaaaaatggagtgccaaaatGAATTACCaaatatttattcaaaatttcCACCAATTAAGAGAGACTCAAATATTTATACAAAGGTTGAAGGCTTGTTTTACTTCGCAATAATTACTCCTATGTCATccatgaagcttttactcaaatttgtacTTGTATTCGGTTTTGTCCAATTGGAATACTTCATACGTACCCAATAAAACTTTAGCTTAAAATTTAAGTAAAACTGTAAAAGCTAAACTTTGGCCTTACCAAAGTTTACCTTCGGCCTTATCAAAATTTTACTTTGGCTTAAACTTTGGCAAGGCCTGAAGATGCTCTTATATTTCATTGGCAAAAACTATCATGTAGCATATGATGCGCGTGCATTAGCATAATTGAATTGTTGTATATGTAGTTggattgttttaaaaaatattccaaattatacaaaattttgaagCTAAGAATTGAGAGAAAAAGAATAGTGTTCCATTGGAGAATAATGTGACCTGGCGGGTCATGTAACTCGTAAGAGCTTTTTCGTTGTTCAAtaagggggggggggtgggttcATGTAATTCGTAAGAGCTTTTTCGTTGTTCAATCAGGGGGAAATGAATgagtattttgaaatttcattgaaacaaaaaaaacctgaaATAAAATTTGctgcatttctttttttataattaaggTCCAGTCTAGAAGCACGGAGAAgttaaaaaatttggtaaaattcAAAGATactttaatgaagacaaaaGCTTGAAAATAAGCTGAAAAAGGTTGGCTaccaaaaaacaataaacaaaaaactgaaaaagttTATTCCCAAACAAATAGTACTACTATATTGTTGTAACTTTTGGTTAAATGTGAAGCTAAAGAATTGAAGTACCTTTATTTGTAAAATGATAAACCGAGAGGTGAATGAACCCGGATGACCGCCTTCtcaagtttcaaaatttcttaaaattctTCAAAATTAGTTAAGTTCATCCACCCAACGTTTTTAAAGAAAAGCTAATACCTGCCCATccaaacttttttgaaaagttcaatATATGGATGAAACTATCAAATATTTAACATTAGGTTTAACATTCATGGTAAGaaaaaagacaaggaaaaaaaagagaaaatgtcaGTATCTATCACCCACTCCTTTTATGTTCacctatcctagatgggattgGGAGGGGCTGTAGTTCGGCAGCCGCACTACACCATGTCGTGCGGTCAATCCGACCGTCCGTCTTGGCATGGACGGCTTGAATTTAATCCGAACTCCTTCAAATCCAAACCatccattgccgagatggatgGCCAGATCAACCACACTACATGTGTAGTGCGAGGGTGCACAACAGCACCCTTGGATCCACTCCTAGACGAGGATATCTTGCAGAGAATTAGGGCTTACTCCCACTATCTTTTTTTCTCTACAACTTATAGCCTTTAGCTAAGctgtttccactaaactaaaacaCTAATACATTTTCTTCCCCTCCATTCCCTTTGACCATCTTCTACTTATACACAGATTGATAGGAAACATGAAAATTTTCTAGGAAAGTGAACATGAAAGGAAACATGAAAATTTTCTAGGAAAGTGAACATGAAACTGAAATGAATGGCTAAGATTCTTTTGTATTCGGGCTACATTCTCTTAATGCCATGTTTCTAATATAATTACTTACTtgtcaaaaaaccaaaaaaaaaaggctgagATTCACGGTTGTCTTGGTCATTCATTTCAGTTTCATGTTCACTTTCCTGGAAAATTTTCATGTTTCATAACATTTTCGATCAACACATACAAACAGCTACAGCTAAACGGTACTTACaccacagaaaaaaaaagaaaagagaacttCCACCATATTGGGTATAAAGAATGCAAGTAAAGACCCAATAACCCCACCCTTTTCTTTGCATTTCACAGTTCCACTTACATAAatccagaaaaagaaaaacagaaattacCAAAATTTGGAAATTGTCAAACATGCAAAATCTACTCCAGACAAGTTTATTTTCTAGCTGAGTCCAGAAAACTCTACAGAACTGACATCATGCATTTGGAATGCCCTAATCAACTGGAATTGGGATTACCCAAGTCTGCTATACCAAACATCAGATTTCAACAGCGCAGAAAAAGGTAATGAAATGTAACATATTGAACAAACCAGGCAGGTGAAATCTTCAAAGAGGATTAGCGTAGTAACTTCCAATCACATGAGGCGAGTAAACAACATATGTACAGATCCGATCCTACATGCATCATGTACTCTCTTGGTCTATAGACATAACCCAACTCGATGTTGTAGCAGTCACGATTGGTGCACTTTCAGCAATGCTTGGTAGACCATGTCGATGAATTGATTGTCCTGGGAAAATGGCACATCCAATGGTAAATAATTCAGGCCTAATTTTTCCTATGGCAGTTTTTCCAGTTTTTGGTTCGAATGTTTGGTTTGATGGGAGGAAGctgaaaagtttaaaaaaaattgtgagcATAACTAGAAAACCCTCCACTAAGGAGGGAACAAAGTCACGATTGGTGCACTTTCAACAATGCTTGGTAGACCATGTCGATGAATTGATTGTCCTGGGAAAATGACACATCCAATGGTAAATAATTCAGGCCTAACTTTTCCAATGGCATTTTCTCCAGCTTTTTGTTTGAATGTTTGGTATGATGGGAGGAAGCcgaaaagttttaaaaaaaatgtgagcaTAACTAAAAAAGCCTCTGCTAAGGACAGAACAAAGTCAATATTCCAGCTTATTTgatcttttcatttcttttgaaCTCATTTCAAATTTGGTTCATACTCTTTTGCTTTTCGAGTCCTTTTGTCGAGAGGAATCACTAATCCTAAAATGATGACCTAAAAAACTTCACCAAAGAtgaaaacaaatgcaaaaagaaaagtgaaaagttAAACTCGCTCCAAACGCGTGCTAGGTaacgtttggtttggttttacaTGATGGACATTTCTGAATGGCCACTAAAAAACgtctcaaaaaaaaagaaaagaaaagaaaaaggaagagggAGCAAGAAATACCTGAACAAGCATTAGAAGCGCATCGCGAACTTTCTCTCTGCTAGCTGGCCCGTGATTCGGAGCCATAGCAGAAGCAGGAGTTAGTAATGGCGAGGGTGTGGGTGGTGGAAAGGGTTGAAGCACCGGAGTACCATGGGGACGTTGTTGTTGATTCAAAGGGGGATGAAACGACGAAGTTGGAAAAGATAAAGATAGAGGTGGAGTCATCAACACAGGGGCAGAAGAAGAAGGGGGAGTAAAGAAAGAAGAGGGCTTGACGAGATTGGTGACCCGATTGTTAATTGAGTCAGGGGTGTCGTGTAGTGGGACCAGAGGTGCGGATGAAGCTGAGTAAGGAGCAGATGGCACATTAAGGACCGGAATAGGGGAGGGAGCAACACTAGGAATGTGAGTTGATAAAGGAAGGTTGGGAGAAATATGGTAGGGTTGTCCAGAGTGTAATATACCGGGAGTGTTATTACCGATATTCACAGCCGTCTGCAATAAGAAAGTTCAAATAAATTCGCACATTACCATGTATTGACAAACCAAGGAAATACATAAGCAGAATAGAAATGAAGAAATTCAGTTACAAAGGATGGGAGGCATCAAGAGTGACAAGGTGACGTGCATGTGTAATGCAAAGCGTTTTACATAGTACACAGGCTGTGTAATATGCAGCTTCAATGAACAACACCTCCAGCATTATAAactactaaataaaataaaccgtTATTGATACAAAACAATCGGCAACTGCACACAAGTCGTGGGTACGTATAAACAAAAAACCTTTCTGTACCTTACCACTTTAATCTCTTTAGGAAACATCACTACTTTTTCAATGGTTACATTCAAAAacacttgagagagagagagagagagagagagagagagagagagagagagatccacaATCAAGCTTTGTCAAATAGCCATACCCCATTCAGTTCCCATTATGGGGGCTCTAGTAGGGGAAGAGACAAACAGTGTAATTAGAAGTAGAATGAGGGTCAAATTAGAATACATACATTAAAGAAGTTCACAAAGGAAGAATCTTCAGGGACATCAGCGGAAGTGGGGGCAGTAAATGATGGTTCCAGTGGCCCTTCAATCACTGCAGTGGTTGGGACTGCTTCAAGTTCCTCAAACTCACTGTATATAAGATATAAAATGAAAACAGGTAAAGGAAGTTAAAAACAAGGATTAAAACAGAATATCATCTACAAACAAGAAGAAATAACCAAAGCAACAAATTAGCACCATAATATGGCACATCAAGATTTGACAAAGTGACAAAACTCAACAACTttaaagaagaggaagaagacgaggaggagATATACATGACAAAACCAAACCGATATTGTTGGTGTCTTCTGAAGTATCAACTAGGGAAAATAATCAACGAATCATGATATTTGCCAATGGATGACAAGATAACTAATTTGTTCAATTGAGCAAAAAAACCAAGATTAAAGCACTTTGTCCAAGAAACACATTTGGCAAATcacaatgataaaaaaatatgaagccAATGAGTAATTAAGCCATCATCGCCATATGAAATCACTCATTACCTTTTATTTGGAGATTTTGGCTTCGAAGGGACCTTTGAGTATGCACTGAGTATCCTGAAAGAGAAAAGGCACaagctattaaaaaaaattcgctgCTTAGTGATATAATGCTTTCCAATAAAACATGCTAGTCCAACCACATATAATAAATGTAGAATAGAACTCAAAGCCCTTTAGCCAAGAAGCACGTGTACGGGTACTGGTACGATACAGGTACACAGATGCAGCCAAACTTTAAAAATTCAGGGAGAGGATACGGCTAGGGTAGACTTAAATAGAGGAAATTGTTAAAATGACTTGGGCGATTAAGAATCCAACATCGAATAACAGTTTAACGCCAAACTTGATGTAGGGCTAAGAGTTTAGTCTCATTACACTAAAGAACCCACACACTAAAATCTTTATTCTTCGATCATACTGAGCATAAAAAATTAGTCTTATTAATTTAGCTTCATCTCTTTCAGGGTACGGCTTGAATATGTATTGGGGTACTT carries:
- the LOC131321388 gene encoding mRNA-decapping enzyme-like protein isoform X1 gives rise to the protein MSQTGKLMPNLDQNSTKVLNLTVLQRMDPYIEEILITAAHVTFYEFNIDLNQWSRKDVEGSLFVVKRNTQPRFQFIVMNRRNTDNLVENLLGDFEFELQAPYLLYRNAAQEVNGIWFYNQRECEEVANLFNRILSAYSKVPSKPKSPNKSEFEELEAVPTTAVIEGPLEPSFTAPTSADVPEDSSFVNFFNTAVNIGNNTPGILHSGQPYHISPNLPLSTHIPSVAPSPIPVLNVPSAPYSASSAPLVPLHDTPDSINNRVTNLVKPSSFFTPPSSSAPVLMTPPLSLSFPTSSFHPPLNQQQRPHGTPVLQPFPPPTPSPLLTPASAMAPNHGPASREKVRDALLMLVQDNQFIDMVYQALLKVHQS
- the LOC131321388 gene encoding mRNA-decapping enzyme-like protein isoform X2, which gives rise to MSQTGKLMPNLDQNSTKVLNLTVLQRMDPYIEEILITAAHVTFYEFNIDLNQWSRKDVEGSLFVVKRNTQPRFQFIVMNRRNTDNLVENLLGDFEFELQAPYLLYRNAAQEVNGIWFYNQRECEEVANLFNRILSAYSKVPSKPKSPNKSEFEELEAVPTTAVIEGPLEPSFTAPTSADVPEDSSFVNFFNTAVNIGNNTPGILHSGQPYHISPNLPLSTHIPSVAPSPIPVLNVPSAPYSASSAPLVPLHDTPDSINNRVTNLVKPSSFFTPPSSSAPVLMTPPLSLSFPTSSFHPPLNQQQRPHGTPVLQPFPPPTPSPLLTPASAMAPNHGPASREKVRDALLMLVQDNQFIDMVYQALLKVHQS